The Blattabacterium cuenoti genome includes a region encoding these proteins:
- the ilvC gene encoding ketol-acid reductoisomerase — translation MKIKFGSVEETIITREEFPLSKAREILKKETISVLGYGVQGPGQSLNLKNNGFQVIVGQRKNSISWEKALKDGWIEGKDLFSLEEASEKGTILMYLLSDAGQISFWPILSRYLTKGKSLYFSHGFGLTFCEKTKIYPSKDIDIFLVAPKGSGTSLRRLFLQGKGINSSYAIYQDYSGKCLEKALSIGIGIGSGYLFETSFKSEVYSDLVGERGTLMGAIQGIFSAQYQILREKGHSPSESFNETVEELTQSLMPLVAEKGMDWMYDNCSTTAQRGALDWWKKFRDVTYPIFKELYHEVSSGDEAERIIKANSDIDYRIKLKKELQDLKESELWKVGSIIRDLRPENKDKK, via the coding sequence ATGAAAATTAAATTTGGATCTGTAGAAGAAACTATTATAACAAGAGAAGAATTTCCATTATCAAAAGCTAGAGAAATCTTAAAAAAAGAAACTATTTCTGTACTAGGATATGGAGTTCAAGGTCCTGGACAATCTCTAAATTTGAAAAATAATGGATTTCAAGTTATTGTAGGACAAAGAAAAAATTCTATTTCTTGGGAAAAAGCACTAAAAGATGGATGGATAGAAGGAAAAGATCTTTTTTCTTTAGAAGAAGCCTCTGAAAAAGGGACTATACTCATGTATTTATTATCAGATGCAGGTCAAATCTCTTTTTGGCCAATTCTTTCTAGATATCTTACTAAAGGAAAATCTTTATATTTTTCGCATGGTTTTGGATTAACTTTTTGTGAAAAAACAAAAATATATCCATCTAAAGATATAGACATTTTTTTAGTAGCGCCCAAAGGATCAGGGACTAGTTTAAGAAGACTTTTTTTACAAGGAAAAGGAATTAATTCCAGTTATGCTATTTATCAAGATTATAGTGGAAAATGTTTAGAAAAAGCTTTATCTATTGGAATAGGAATAGGGTCTGGATATTTATTTGAAACTAGTTTTAAAAGTGAAGTATACTCTGATTTAGTAGGAGAAAGAGGGACTTTAATGGGAGCTATACAAGGAATTTTTTCTGCACAATATCAAATATTAAGAGAAAAAGGTCATTCTCCTTCAGAATCTTTTAACGAAACTGTAGAAGAACTAACCCAAAGTCTAATGCCATTAGTAGCGGAAAAAGGAATGGATTGGATGTATGATAATTGTTCTACAACAGCACAAAGAGGAGCTTTAGATTGGTGGAAAAAATTTAGAGATGTTACGTATCCGATATTTAAAGAATTATATCATGAAGTTTCTTCTGGAGATGAGGCTGAAAGAATTATAAAAGCTAATAGTGATATAGATTACAGAATAAAGTTAAAAAAAGAGTTACAAGATCTTAAAGAAAGTGAATTATGGAAAGTGGGATCAATTATTCGTGATCTTAGACCAGAAAATAAAGATAAAAAATAG
- the ilvA gene encoding threonine ammonia-lyase encodes MKNRFKGYFPSYKEVIKAKNVLKDIIYETPLQRNSILSEKYKANVFLKREDLQIIRSYKIRGAYNKMKSLSHTELKKGIVCASAGNHAQGVAYSCHMLKIPGKIYMPNTTPKQKIERVKMFGKEYIDIILIGDTFDAVSYEAMKYCKKNAKIFIHPFDDIKIIEGQATVGLEILKQSISNIDYVFIPIGGGGLASGVGSHIKEFSPKTKIIGVEPQGAPSMSFSLKKGKVVELKKIDRFIDGASVKKVGELNFNICNQILYDIKTVPEGKVCTTILDLYNLEAIVAEPAGALSIAALDFYSEKIKGKTIVCILSGGNNDITRTEEIRERSLLYEEKKHYFVVKFPQRAGALKEFVNNILGPKDDIAYFEYSKKTSKEEGPAVIGIELADKNEFSALLGRMKKNRVHFQYLNQNPDLFRVLI; translated from the coding sequence TTGAAAAATAGATTTAAAGGTTACTTTCCTTCTTATAAAGAAGTAATCAAAGCCAAAAATGTATTAAAAGATATAATTTATGAAACTCCGTTACAGAGAAATTCTATTTTGTCAGAAAAATATAAAGCTAATGTTTTTTTGAAAAGGGAAGATTTACAAATTATACGTTCATATAAAATTAGAGGAGCCTATAACAAAATGAAAAGCCTATCTCACACAGAGTTAAAAAAAGGAATTGTGTGTGCTAGCGCAGGAAATCATGCACAAGGAGTCGCTTATTCCTGTCATATGTTAAAGATCCCAGGAAAAATTTATATGCCGAATACCACTCCGAAACAAAAAATAGAAAGAGTAAAAATGTTTGGAAAAGAATATATTGATATTATTCTGATTGGAGATACTTTTGATGCGGTTAGTTATGAGGCCATGAAGTATTGCAAAAAAAATGCAAAAATTTTTATTCATCCTTTTGATGATATTAAAATTATTGAAGGACAAGCTACTGTTGGATTAGAAATTTTAAAACAATCTATTTCAAACATAGATTATGTCTTTATCCCTATTGGAGGAGGGGGGTTAGCTTCTGGTGTAGGAAGTCATATTAAAGAATTTAGTCCAAAAACTAAAATTATAGGAGTAGAACCTCAAGGAGCTCCATCTATGAGTTTTTCTTTAAAAAAAGGAAAAGTTGTAGAATTAAAAAAAATAGATAGATTTATTGATGGAGCTTCAGTAAAAAAAGTAGGAGAGTTAAATTTTAATATATGCAATCAAATATTATATGATATCAAAACAGTTCCAGAAGGAAAAGTTTGCACAACTATTCTAGATTTATATAATTTAGAAGCCATTGTGGCAGAACCTGCTGGAGCACTTTCAATAGCTGCTTTAGATTTTTATTCTGAAAAGATTAAAGGAAAAACTATTGTTTGTATTCTAAGTGGAGGAAATAATGATATTACCAGAACAGAAGAAATTAGAGAAAGATCTCTTTTGTATGAAGAGAAAAAGCATTATTTTGTAGTTAAATTTCCACAAAGAGCTGGGGCTTTGAAAGAATTTGTTAATAATATTTTAGGGCCAAAAGATGACATTGCCTATTTTGAATATTCAAAAAAAACTTCCAAAGAAGAAGGCCCTGCTGTAATAGGAATAGAATTGGCTGATAAAAATGAGTTTTCCGCATTATTAGGAAGGATGAAAAAGAATAGAGTTCATTTTCAATATTTGAATCAAAATCCAGATTTATTTCGTGTTCTTATATGA
- the dapB gene encoding 4-hydroxy-tetrahydrodipicolinate reductase: MNIAIIGYGKMGKAIEKIAKIRNHKISLCCDETPSPFLLKNSDVAIEFSQPDSAFNNVKNCIENNVPIVCGTTGWGKKFELIKKICTEKNGSFLYSSNFSIGMNIFFEINKKLSKLLSNYSESYEVEIEEIHHKEKIDRPSGTAISLAEDIINKKMKKTWILDAKETKDQILILSKRFENVAGTHVVKYKSQIEEIKIQHEAHNREGFAIGAVIAAEWIQNKKGFFSMKEVLGI; this comes from the coding sequence ATGAATATAGCAATAATAGGGTATGGGAAAATGGGAAAAGCCATAGAAAAAATAGCGAAAATCAGAAATCATAAAATTTCATTGTGTTGTGATGAAACTCCTTCTCCATTTTTATTGAAAAATTCAGATGTAGCAATAGAGTTTAGTCAGCCGGATTCGGCTTTCAATAATGTAAAAAATTGCATAGAAAATAATGTACCAATAGTGTGTGGAACCACAGGTTGGGGGAAAAAATTTGAACTTATTAAAAAAATATGTACAGAAAAAAATGGATCGTTCTTGTATTCTTCTAATTTTAGTATTGGAATGAATATTTTTTTTGAAATTAATAAAAAATTATCAAAACTGTTATCTAATTATTCTGAAAGTTATGAAGTCGAAATTGAGGAAATTCATCACAAAGAAAAAATAGATAGGCCTAGCGGAACTGCTATATCTTTGGCAGAAGATATCATTAATAAAAAAATGAAAAAAACATGGATTTTAGATGCAAAAGAAACAAAAGATCAAATTTTAATTCTTTCAAAAAGATTCGAAAACGTAGCAGGAACACATGTTGTGAAATATAAATCTCAAATAGAAGAAATCAAAATACAACATGAAGCTCACAATAGAGAAGGTTTTGCTATTGGTGCTGTGATTGCTGCAGAATGGATTCAAAACAAGAAAGGTTTTTTTTCTATGAAAGAAGTATTAGGAATATAA
- the lepB gene encoding signal peptidase I, with protein sequence MHQYFIFSGVFFLFEYIIHILGTWRFYQKSGINSWKIFIPIYNIFILLKTYNRSIWYMFLLLTPLTSIILLFILWIDLIHAFGRGRRKDIFFLFFSAGLYIFYINFFEKIQKIEKIKKKEDNTGILLSIIFSFITHTYIVQPFVIPTSSMEGSLLVGDFILVSKIHYGLRMPMSPISIPFTHNNIVLNVRSYISILRWPYFRFPPIQSIQRNDIVVFNFPKDSNHKIIDRKDHYIKRCVGLPGDLISIKKGVLFVNHRKENFLSEKQQAYLIKTENVPLNTEYLKDKMDVEDVELIEEKNDEYFYQIMLTKKKAVQINNLFDNVVFIKKNIFPIQFQEDYIFPNYSGWNRDFFGPLHIPKKGELIKLNSKNIHIYNEIITYEKGKIVNNSSKGYYKIKNNYYFMMGDNRHNSYDSRYWGFVPEDHVVGKPILIWMSIDWDRKNPLNFFSWKLRWNRIMKKMN encoded by the coding sequence ATGCACCAATATTTTATTTTTAGTGGTGTTTTTTTTCTTTTTGAATATATTATTCATATTTTAGGAACATGGAGATTTTATCAAAAATCTGGAATTAATTCATGGAAAATTTTTATTCCCATATATAATATTTTTATTCTTTTAAAAACTTACAATCGATCTATATGGTATATGTTTCTCTTATTAACTCCACTAACAAGTATTATTTTGCTTTTCATTTTATGGATAGATTTAATTCATGCTTTTGGAAGAGGAAGAAGGAAAGATATTTTTTTTCTATTTTTTTCTGCAGGTTTATATATTTTTTACATAAATTTTTTTGAAAAAATTCAAAAAATAGAAAAAATAAAAAAAAAAGAAGATAACACAGGAATATTATTATCTATCATTTTTTCTTTTATCACACATACTTATATAGTTCAACCTTTTGTTATTCCTACTTCTTCTATGGAAGGGTCTTTGTTAGTAGGAGATTTTATACTAGTTAGCAAAATTCATTATGGGTTGCGAATGCCTATGTCTCCTATTTCTATTCCTTTTACACATAATAACATTGTTTTAAATGTAAGATCTTACATATCTATTTTACGTTGGCCTTATTTTCGTTTTCCTCCCATACAATCTATACAAAGAAATGATATAGTTGTATTTAATTTTCCTAAAGATTCTAATCATAAAATTATAGATAGAAAAGATCATTATATTAAACGTTGTGTAGGACTTCCTGGAGATTTAATTTCTATTAAAAAAGGGGTTTTATTTGTTAATCATAGAAAAGAAAATTTTTTATCAGAAAAACAACAGGCTTATTTGATTAAAACGGAAAACGTTCCTTTAAACACAGAATATCTTAAAGATAAAATGGATGTTGAAGATGTTGAATTGATTGAAGAAAAAAATGATGAATATTTTTATCAAATTATGTTAACCAAAAAAAAAGCAGTTCAAATAAATAATTTGTTTGACAATGTAGTTTTTATAAAAAAAAATATTTTTCCAATTCAATTTCAAGAAGATTATATATTTCCAAATTATTCTGGTTGGAATAGAGATTTTTTTGGGCCATTACATATTCCTAAAAAAGGAGAATTAATTAAATTAAATTCAAAAAATATTCATATTTATAATGAAATAATTACTTATGAAAAAGGAAAAATAGTCAATAATTCTTCAAAAGGGTACTACAAAATAAAAAATAATTACTATTTTATGATGGGAGACAATAGACACAATTCATATGATTCTCGTTATTGGGGGTTTGTTCCAGAAGATCATGTAGTAGGAAAACCCATATTAATATGGATGAGTATTGATTGGGATAGAAAAAATCCTTTAAATTTTTTCAGTTGGAAATTACGATGGAATCGTATTATGAAAAAAATGAACTGA
- a CDS encoding rhomboid family intramembrane serine protease, which produces MNFYTNLNSDAVKHLISINILVYTAAFVFSQYKIEDIFSLYHPLDDNFELYQILTHMFVHSKRLFLHIIFNMLALFMFGGQIETLLGIRKFLIIYFLSGISAALFQIIFNTGVMYYFVQTLDFSQARKTLDYLNEEQKINLYSSMYSPMMGSSGAVSGIVGAFAKFFPEHKIFILPFPFPIAVRKALIIFIFGSLTSAVFNLAPGVAHFAHIGGILSGYFIGSFFLNKKNFDF; this is translated from the coding sequence GTGAATTTTTATACGAATCTTAACTCAGATGCTGTAAAACATTTAATTAGTATTAATATACTTGTATATACAGCTGCTTTTGTTTTTTCACAATATAAAATAGAAGATATCTTTTCTTTGTATCATCCTTTAGATGATAATTTTGAATTATATCAGATTTTAACTCATATGTTTGTACATTCCAAACGTCTATTTTTACATATTATTTTCAATATGTTAGCTTTGTTCATGTTTGGAGGGCAAATAGAAACTTTGTTAGGAATCAGAAAATTTCTAATAATATATTTTTTATCAGGAATTTCTGCTGCATTGTTTCAAATAATTTTCAATACTGGCGTGATGTATTATTTTGTTCAAACCTTAGACTTTTCTCAAGCTAGAAAGACATTGGATTATCTAAATGAAGAACAAAAAATTAATCTTTATAGTTCCATGTACTCTCCTATGATGGGATCCTCTGGAGCGGTAAGTGGAATAGTGGGGGCTTTCGCTAAATTTTTTCCAGAACATAAAATTTTTATTCTTCCTTTTCCTTTTCCAATTGCTGTTAGAAAAGCTCTTATAATTTTTATTTTCGGAAGTTTGACCTCTGCAGTTTTCAATTTAGCTCCTGGAGTTGCTCATTTTGCTCACATTGGAGGAATTTTGTCTGGTTATTTTATAGGAAGTTTTTTTTTAAATAAAAAAAATTTTGATTTTTAG
- the mutL gene encoding DNA mismatch repair endonuclease MutL: MKNIIQFLPVNVISQIAAGEVIQRPSSVLRELLENAIDANAKMIDIFIKDSGKTLIQLIDDGDGMSINDAKMSIQRYATSKIKKSDDIFQIRTKGFRGEALASIALISQLEIQTKNKEDLVGIHLFVEEGKIREEIPINILKGTRISVKNIFYKLPARRQFLKSSRIEFQHIVHEFYKIVLAHRNILYRFYHNDKIVFSFQEASLIERIKEIFKNKNKILTPILINKKRILVEGFVSVPDPYIKKGDQFILVNQRCVNHLLLHRKIIHAYDGFLKDFKTASYFIFIHIDSSLVNWNIHPAKKEVKLEEEEVIGCMIQQEIKNVLFYQYEVKNKELKNSDVLLYCNLKDSFLNDLCFEELSYKEKVIQLENWLRLNDSSILKKNVHLTNQLSRYISNEKRIKTFQINRKYIIFTLNNEYIILVDQHRAHQNILFEFFLRKENLISQQFLFPIKVKLLKKEFISLKNIKDDLINFGFHLYFCNESAYLYSIPENIHQNILIEIFQNILKYNFIKGEKKNKKILIQSISKSASIKYGTELSPYKMECLIRDLFFCHNPNYTDSGDPIFFVLRKNFFKK, encoded by the coding sequence ATGAAAAATATTATTCAATTTTTGCCTGTAAATGTGATTAGTCAAATAGCTGCAGGAGAAGTTATACAACGCCCTTCTTCTGTTCTCAGAGAACTTTTAGAAAATGCAATAGATGCAAACGCAAAAATGATCGATATTTTTATAAAAGATTCAGGAAAAACGTTAATTCAGTTAATAGATGATGGAGACGGAATGAGTATAAATGATGCAAAAATGAGCATTCAGAGATATGCTACTTCAAAAATAAAAAAATCTGATGATATTTTTCAAATTAGAACAAAAGGATTTAGAGGAGAAGCTTTAGCTTCCATTGCTCTTATTTCTCAACTAGAAATACAAACTAAAAATAAAGAGGATTTAGTAGGAATTCACCTTTTTGTAGAAGAAGGTAAAATAAGAGAAGAAATCCCTATAAACATCCTTAAAGGAACAAGAATTTCTGTCAAAAATATTTTCTATAAACTTCCTGCTAGAAGGCAATTTTTAAAATCTTCACGAATAGAATTTCAACATATCGTTCATGAATTTTATAAAATAGTTTTAGCTCATAGAAATATTCTATATCGTTTTTATCACAATGATAAAATTGTTTTTTCTTTTCAAGAAGCTTCTTTAATAGAAAGGATTAAAGAAATTTTTAAAAATAAAAATAAAATATTAACGCCTATTTTAATAAATAAAAAAAGAATTCTTGTTGAAGGATTTGTGAGCGTTCCAGATCCTTATATAAAAAAAGGAGACCAATTTATATTAGTTAATCAACGTTGTGTTAATCATTTACTTTTGCACAGAAAAATTATTCATGCTTATGATGGTTTTTTGAAAGATTTTAAAACAGCTTCTTATTTTATTTTTATTCATATAGACTCAAGTTTAGTAAATTGGAATATACACCCTGCGAAAAAAGAAGTTAAATTAGAAGAAGAAGAGGTTATTGGTTGTATGATTCAACAGGAGATAAAAAATGTTTTGTTTTATCAATATGAAGTGAAAAACAAAGAATTGAAAAATTCAGATGTTCTATTATACTGTAATTTGAAAGACTCTTTTTTGAATGATTTATGTTTTGAAGAACTTTCTTATAAAGAAAAAGTAATTCAATTAGAAAATTGGTTACGATTAAATGATTCTTCTATTTTAAAAAAAAATGTTCATTTAACAAATCAATTATCTCGTTATATTTCTAATGAAAAAAGAATAAAAACTTTTCAGATTAATAGAAAATACATAATTTTTACATTGAATAATGAATATATCATATTAGTAGATCAACATAGAGCGCATCAGAACATATTATTTGAATTCTTTTTAAGAAAAGAAAATTTAATAAGTCAACAGTTTCTTTTTCCTATAAAAGTGAAACTTTTGAAAAAGGAATTCATTTCTTTAAAAAATATAAAAGATGATTTAATCAATTTTGGTTTTCACTTATATTTCTGTAATGAATCAGCTTATCTGTATTCTATTCCTGAAAATATACATCAAAATATTTTGATTGAAATTTTTCAAAACATTTTAAAATATAATTTCATTAAAGGAGAAAAAAAAAACAAAAAAATACTTATTCAATCAATATCTAAATCCGCATCTATAAAATACGGAACAGAGTTATCCCCTTATAAAATGGAATGTTTAATTAGAGATTTATTTTTTTGTCATAATCCAAATTATACTGATTCAGGAGATCCTATATTTTTTGTTTTAAGAAAAAATTTTTTTAAAAAGTGA
- the ribH gene encoding 6,7-dimethyl-8-ribityllumazine synthase, with the protein MKTCPVYSLDKKKIQNANLKFAIIVSLWNKEITKRLYKGAYETFIQSGILKEKIQTWEVPGSYELIYSAKKIAHCYNFDSIITIGSLIQGETHHFEYLCRAISQGIKDINIKYDVPIIFCVLTDRNRQQSFERSGGKNGNRGVECAKTAIYMSLFRRSIK; encoded by the coding sequence ATGAAAACATGTCCTGTTTATTCATTAGATAAAAAAAAAATACAAAATGCAAATTTGAAATTTGCAATTATTGTTTCTCTATGGAATAAAGAAATTACTAAAAGATTATATAAAGGAGCTTATGAAACTTTCATTCAATCTGGAATTTTGAAAGAAAAAATACAAACTTGGGAAGTTCCTGGAAGTTATGAATTAATTTATTCTGCTAAAAAAATAGCACATTGCTATAATTTTGATTCAATTATTACAATTGGTTCTCTTATACAAGGAGAAACTCATCATTTCGAATATCTATGTAGAGCTATTTCGCAAGGGATCAAAGATATTAATATAAAATATGATGTTCCTATTATATTTTGTGTTCTTACTGATAGAAATCGACAACAATCTTTTGAACGATCAGGTGGAAAAAATGGAAATAGGGGGGTTGAATGTGCTAAAACAGCTATATATATGTCTTTATTTAGAAGGTCTATCAAATGA
- a CDS encoding tetratricopeptide repeat protein, whose product MNEIKKRLTKNNTIFFFIFLSIIIIVICFFFKKLFLSPSEKKAMKELNYAQQYLYQGFIDKALNRKKDKINYLGFYGIASKYPFTKAGNISKFYAGICYYKLGYYKESIKMMKNFSAKDEMLPAIKYGMIGDAFTQMKNKKEALKNYIIAANIRENEITTPLYYYKAALLSFSMNQYKNSKYFFQKIENKYPFFLYRKNVEKYLMFIENKL is encoded by the coding sequence ATGAATGAAATAAAGAAACGTTTAACAAAAAATAATACAATTTTTTTTTTCATATTTCTATCAATAATAATAATTGTTATATGTTTTTTTTTCAAAAAATTATTTTTGTCCCCTTCAGAAAAAAAAGCTATGAAAGAATTGAATTACGCTCAACAATATCTTTATCAAGGTTTTATAGATAAAGCTTTAAATAGAAAAAAGGACAAAATTAATTATTTAGGATTCTATGGGATAGCTTCCAAATACCCATTTACAAAAGCAGGAAATATTTCTAAATTTTATGCAGGAATTTGCTATTATAAATTAGGTTATTATAAAGAATCTATCAAAATGATGAAAAATTTTTCTGCAAAAGATGAAATGTTACCTGCTATAAAATATGGAATGATAGGCGATGCTTTTACACAAATGAAAAATAAAAAAGAAGCTTTAAAAAATTATATTATTGCGGCAAATATCAGAGAGAATGAAATAACTACTCCTCTTTATTATTACAAAGCGGCATTATTAAGTTTTTCTATGAATCAATATAAAAATTCTAAATATTTTTTTCAAAAAATAGAAAATAAATATCCTTTTTTTTTGTATAGAAAAAATGTAGAAAAATATCTCATGTTTATTGAAAATAAATTATAA
- the gldE gene encoding gliding motility-associated protein GldE, which produces MEKESSTNIFLESTLYLILYFALIIILLLFSALISGSETAFFCIEKKTIDRERKKNSHKGNLVLKILRDRKKLLATILISNNFSNIGIVILSSYLITEFLENECLIVYNQFHVPINFLLEVGLLTFILLLFGEIIPKIYASKNNFRFAVFMSKPLIFLSKILDPISRIIIFISKFIEKKVIKKKNLISVDQLSKALKITSSNQKNVKECQFLQRIVDFGNTETHQIMTPRIDMFALNNNKIFSDVLELVRYQGYSRIPIYKDSIDDIEGVLFAKDLLPFIYDRNFEWTQLIHPPFFVPEKKKIDDLLNDFKKRKIHLAIVVDEYGGTCGLVTLEDVIEEIVGDIIDEFDEEDMSYSKLNQNNYLFDGKTSLINFYRIMEIKEEVYFEKKKGDADTLGGFIMEINKEFPKKKQKINFLNYSFIIRSMDNKRIKTIEVIRKKTNYN; this is translated from the coding sequence TTGGAAAAAGAATCTTCTACGAATATTTTTTTAGAAAGTACTTTATATTTAATTTTATATTTTGCATTAATAATAATACTTCTATTGTTTTCTGCACTAATATCTGGATCAGAAACTGCTTTTTTTTGTATAGAAAAAAAAACTATTGACAGAGAGAGAAAAAAAAACTCTCATAAAGGAAATCTCGTATTAAAAATTCTTAGAGATAGAAAAAAACTCTTGGCTACAATATTAATTTCCAACAATTTTTCGAATATTGGAATCGTGATATTAAGTTCCTATTTAATAACAGAATTTTTAGAAAATGAATGTTTGATTGTTTATAATCAGTTTCATGTTCCTATTAATTTTCTTTTAGAAGTGGGGCTTCTTACTTTTATTTTGCTTTTATTCGGAGAGATTATCCCTAAAATATATGCTAGTAAAAATAATTTTCGTTTTGCAGTTTTTATGTCAAAACCATTGATTTTTCTTAGTAAAATACTGGATCCTATTAGCAGGATAATAATTTTTATTTCAAAGTTTATAGAAAAAAAAGTGATTAAAAAAAAGAATTTAATTTCTGTAGATCAACTTTCAAAAGCATTGAAAATCACTTCTTCAAATCAAAAAAATGTTAAAGAATGTCAATTCTTGCAAAGAATTGTTGATTTTGGAAATACAGAAACACATCAAATTATGACTCCAAGAATAGATATGTTTGCTCTAAATAATAACAAAATTTTTTCTGATGTTTTAGAATTAGTTCGTTATCAAGGATATTCTCGTATCCCTATTTATAAAGATAGTATTGATGATATAGAAGGGGTACTTTTTGCTAAAGATCTTCTTCCATTTATTTATGATAGAAATTTTGAATGGACTCAATTAATTCATCCTCCTTTTTTTGTTCCAGAAAAAAAAAAGATAGATGATCTTTTAAATGATTTTAAAAAAAGAAAGATTCATTTAGCCATTGTAGTAGATGAATATGGAGGGACTTGTGGATTAGTTACTCTTGAAGATGTGATCGAAGAGATAGTGGGAGATATTATTGATGAATTTGATGAAGAAGATATGTCTTACTCTAAATTAAATCAAAATAATTATTTATTTGATGGGAAAACTTCCTTAATTAATTTCTATCGTATTATGGAAATTAAAGAAGAAGTTTATTTTGAGAAAAAAAAAGGAGACGCTGACACTCTAGGTGGTTTTATCATGGAAATAAATAAAGAATTTCCAAAAAAAAAACAAAAGATAAATTTTCTAAATTATTCCTTTATTATAAGAAGTATGGATAATAAAAGAATAAAAACCATAGAAGTAATAAGAAAAAAAACTAATTATAATTAA
- the mutY gene encoding A/G-specific adenine glycosylase translates to MDFSKKIINWYEKNHRKLPWRETKNPYYILVSEFMLQQTRVSKTIKYYSNFIKKFPNLEKLAQADERNVLKEWEGLGYYSRAKNLHSFAKKLKKDNFFPKKYKELIKYKGIGSYTGAAVASICFNEVIPAVDVNAYRVFSRYLGIYDDITSTATKKLFRVTILKMMDFEYPGIFNQAIMDIGSILCTPKNTKCLLCPVKNSCFSIKNDTVYKLPVKKIKKSVLKHRYFYYIFMCDHNKNICLNKRSSKDIWKGLYDFPLIESKKNLTNHEIKDKIWKKFRIVSSNIMIIYQTKHKITHQILFIQFLNCEILRYFKKKIFFDNFFLSHMMK, encoded by the coding sequence ATGGATTTTTCTAAAAAAATAATAAATTGGTACGAAAAAAATCATAGAAAACTTCCTTGGAGAGAGACTAAAAATCCATATTATATATTAGTTTCAGAATTTATGTTACAACAAACAAGAGTTTCAAAAACTATAAAATATTATTCAAACTTTATAAAAAAATTTCCAAACTTAGAAAAGTTAGCTCAAGCGGACGAAAGAAACGTATTAAAAGAATGGGAAGGATTAGGTTATTATTCCAGAGCAAAAAATTTACATTCTTTTGCTAAAAAATTAAAAAAAGACAATTTTTTTCCAAAAAAATATAAAGAATTAATAAAATATAAGGGAATAGGTTCATATACAGGAGCTGCTGTGGCTTCTATATGTTTTAATGAAGTAATTCCTGCTGTTGATGTAAATGCTTATAGAGTGTTTTCCAGATATTTGGGAATTTACGATGATATAACATCTACTGCTACAAAAAAACTTTTTAGAGTTACAATTTTAAAAATGATGGATTTTGAATATCCGGGGATTTTTAATCAAGCAATTATGGATATTGGTTCTATTTTATGCACTCCAAAAAATACAAAATGTTTATTATGTCCAGTTAAAAATTCTTGTTTTTCCATTAAAAATGATACTGTATACAAACTTCCTGTAAAAAAAATAAAAAAATCTGTTCTAAAACATAGATATTTTTACTATATTTTCATGTGTGATCATAATAAAAATATTTGTCTCAATAAAAGATCTTCCAAAGATATATGGAAAGGGCTTTATGATTTCCCTTTGATAGAATCAAAAAAAAATCTTACTAATCATGAAATTAAAGATAAAATTTGGAAAAAATTTAGGATTGTTTCTTCTAATATCATGATTATTTATCAAACCAAACATAAAATTACTCATCAAATTTTATTTATTCAATTTTTAAATTGTGAAATTTTAAGATATTTTAAAAAAAAGATATTTTTTGATAATTTTTTTTTGTCCCACATGATGAAATAG
- a CDS encoding HU family DNA-binding protein, giving the protein MTKADIITEIISETGSERIDTQKVIETFMKKIKQSLTSGENVYLRGFGSFIIKYRAKKLGRHISKDESIVIPAHNIPAFKPAKSFTELVKKNVPIKK; this is encoded by the coding sequence ATGACAAAAGCAGATATAATAACAGAAATCATATCAGAAACTGGATCTGAGAGAATTGATACGCAAAAGGTGATAGAAACATTTATGAAAAAAATAAAACAAAGTCTTACTTCTGGAGAAAATGTTTATTTAAGAGGATTTGGATCATTTATTATTAAATATCGAGCGAAAAAACTTGGACGTCATATTTCAAAAGATGAATCTATTGTAATTCCTGCGCATAACATTCCAGCATTTAAGCCGGCAAAATCTTTTACCGAATTAGTAAAGAAAAATGTTCCTATAAAAAAATAA